A segment of the Lycium ferocissimum isolate CSIRO_LF1 chromosome 5, AGI_CSIRO_Lferr_CH_V1, whole genome shotgun sequence genome:
tattcaaaagaaaagtaCAAGCGATCCccttcgtaaatcaattacacaaaaaagtcatttaaatcaagatagaatagttaaagttccaacgtttaaacaattagttttctaataatattagtttatatattttttaagatatataattatataattgtatatgtaattatatacttcggtatggtattcggtattttctttatgaatactaaataccaaactttttaaaaatatataccaaataccGTATCAAATACCATAACACCGAAACCGCGatataaaaaatttcaatttcagtATGATAATCTGTATATACCATACCATGCGTGTTGGTCTCAACACATTTTGTCTGACTAATTTTATATTGTTAAAAATTACTTGCAAACTCTTCTTCTTTATTCGAACTTGGGACAACACATTTTGTCTGACTAATTTTATATTGTTAAAAATTACTTgcaaactcttctttctttattcGAACTTGGGACTATCACAAGGTCTTTATTGAAATTGGGACTATCACACGGACCGAGTTTTTGTGTGGAATTTATTCAAATTAATGACCcaaaaagatgaaaaagaaaaagctgtACTATATGTTAATTCAAAAGGATGTTTTCATCAAGTAAGAGATGAATAATATTGGGAAAATATCAATATCTACAAAAGAATTAACTTGTGAAATGAGAAAGATATCATAAAACTAAGTTAACTCTGCCCTTGAGCAAAAAAGCCGCTTCCTAAATTTCTAACTTTATTGATTACAGTTGTAGAGAGAAACTTGAACTAAGAAACTGAATCATCTTCCACATCATTGACTAATCTCTTTTGTTCAACCTCAATTTCTTCTATTCTCCTAAACACTTCACTCATCTTAGGCCTCTTCTCTGGTGCCTCATCTGTACACTGTAAAGCCAATTCAGTAAGcttcaacatttcattatacCCTTCCTTTTGTGCAAGTATTTCCATATCCAAAATATCAGTTGACCAATCATGATTCACCACTGTCCTTACCCATTCTGAGAGACCATCATCCACAATATTGGTCCCATTTTCTGGTGAGAATAATTCACCTGGTACTTTTCCAGTGATCACTTCCAACAAAAGAATCCCAAAGCAATAGATATCAGCTTTTCTTGTTAGTTTTTTCCCTTGACAGAACTCTGGAGATTTTCCAACTGCTAATTTGCTTGAGGATTCTTTAGATGGTAGCAAAGGCAATAATCCATAATCTGTCAACTTGGAATGGTAGTTCTTGTTTTGGGGGTCTTGATGGATCAGAACATTTTTTGATCTGATGTTTCCATGAGGTACTTTATGTGATGGTAAGGACTGGTGTAAGAAATTCAGACCTTTTGCCACATCCTTTATGATGGATATTCTTGCCTTCCAGTTTACTGGTAGTCTCCCAATTCCTCTGTTTTCTGAAACCAAGAATCATAACTTTATCCAAGGTTGAATATGAAGATTTCAATAGTTGAATCTTTACGGgggaaaggaagggaaaaatgTAAAAGACGTTCCTCTATTACACGAAATATCTAATTGTATCCAGCGTAAAAATGCTATTCCTCTATTACACGAAATATCTAATTGTATCCAGCTTTATACTTTGAGATCATTCATACCTTTTAGTTAGCAAATTCTCTCATATTTGCCTTTGATCCTAGCAAAACTCCCAACTTGAAGTATAATGGATGGTAATTTTGAATTATAGTCAAAAGTAGATGACTAAATCTGCATATATTTCCTTAAGTATTTTGACTAGTGAAATCTATCCAATCCACAATTGAGCTCCCTtaaaatcaagaacaagtacGAGATGTTTTAATATTGATAAGAACATGAATGACCTCAAAGTATAGCACTAGACGTTTTACTAATGATAAGGATATGAATGACCGCAAAGTATAGCACGAGACATTTTACTAATGATAAGGATATGAATGACTTCACGAGACGTTTTACTAATGATAAGGATATGAACGACCTCATGGACGTTCTACAAATGATAAGGATATGAATGATCTCATGGCCGTTTTACTAATGGTAAGGATATGAATAACCTCAAAATATAACGAAAGATAAAATTAGGATATTTCGTGTAGGAGGGGTTAAATTTAGACATTTTCCCAAAAAGAAAGTTAATGAACCAACCATGTAAAAGCTCGAACAAGTCTCCCTGGGGAACATATTCATAGACAATGATCTTCTCCTCCTTGGAATAGTAGAAGGAAATCATCTCCGCTAGGTTTTCATGCTTCAGCTTTCCAAGCAACTGCATCTGGTGGGTGAATTCCTTCTTGCTCAAAGAATTCATTTCTTTGAGTCTCTTAACAGCAATAACAGCACCAGATTCCAGGATTGCTCTATATGTTGTGCTTAGCTTTCCTTTTCCCAACACTTCAGCTGACGCCCTTAGCAAGTCATCCATGTCAAAGATTGGCATATCCTTGTCAAAGAATACTAAGTCCATTGCTCTTTCTGGATCTTCTGTGCTCTCTGACCAATAACTTCTCTTTTTTACATTCTCTGTTGAAATATTACCTGCCAAAATCAAAATTGGAAACGTTATAAGAggaaataataacaatataaaTTACTCCATCATCACGTCATCCGCCTTTTCTTTTTGCAATATgtccaaattggattggataaaagaaaatcaaaatgcTGAAAATAGTATGGATCCATACAGAGTTCCACGAAATATCTTAGAGATCAAGGAATAAATGCTTTTGAACACTTTATGACAAAATCACTAGGTGATTTGTTCCCATCTATCCTAGCCTTGATGGACAAAGTTACCCGGTACTTGTTGCTGTGGGAGATGACACGCATCCCGTGGAATTGGTCAAGGTGCGTACAAGCTGGCTCAGACACCAACGgctattaaaaaaatatgaatacTTTATGGTAGGGATGACACTCGGTCCTCTGGATTTTCAAGAGCCGTTGGGGGCACACTGGACACCACACTAAGTGCGGTGCTCTTCTGGCTATTGGACCTTATCTCTGGCTGAATTTTTTCTAGGGAGGGAGGGGAGTATTAAACGAAAAAGATAACTCGAGCCCCCGCCAACATCTCTGGACTCCCTAAAGTTACCATCAACCACCGTGTCCCAATTTAGTGGATCTTATGGgcgaaagtcattttctttacgACTAAATGTTTCTCTAGATACGATTCGATAGATAATATATAAATCTTACCTTGCTTGTCTTCTCCTtgtgtttcttttcttttagatCTTCTAAGGTAACATAGTAAAATGGACATGATTGAAAGAAGAACAAGTGCTGCTGCTGCTATCAAAACAATACTCCATACTTTAAgcccattctttttcttttcatcaggtgcttttggtggatttgcaggTGGTATTGAACAAGGTATTCCTATAACCCCACCACACAAATTCGAGTTATTCACATAAGAACTCTTCGAAAATCTTTTCAAAACAGAAGTTTCAGGAATAGGTCCTTCGAGTTTATTCGAAGACACATTGAAAGCAATCAAAGTTTGTTGATCAAATGGTGGAATTGAACCTTCAAGATCATTCCCCTGGAGCTCTAATTCTGTTAGTTTCTGTAACTCGATGTACCCGAACGGAATCGAACCCGAAAACCGGTTATCCGAAAGAAACACAAATTGTAGGTAGATTAGTCCTATGAGGTTGGGAACAGGACCATACAATGAATTGTTTCTAAAGCTGATTTTTGTCAAATAGGTTATGTGATTCAAGAATGTTGATGGAAGAGAACCAGTTAGCTGAATTCCTTCTAAAACAAGTTTAATGACATGCCCATTAGAACAAGCAATTCCAGCCCATCTACTCTGGTTGTTGTAACAAGGAGGACCTGTCCAATGTGAATGCAAACTGAAAACACTTGAATTTACACTATCTCTAAGCTGCAACAACGAATCTCTTTcatttggataaaattcattGATCTCATCAGCTGATTCCACCACCAGAAACCACATGAAAAATAGGATCGTGGTTCTACGCGTTAAAGGAGCTAGCCTTTTCATTCTGGTCGTGGCAGCCTTGACTTTGTGGACTATAGATAAGTAATGATAGCCTGAGAATTTACCAGTGGCATTAGGTGAAGTGAAATTGAACATGGGTATAATTCAaataatgacaaaaaaaaaaaaataataggaaAATTAGGTATAAtccaaataatgtcaaaaaaaattaggaatatTTGGTTTTTAGTGATCTCCATTACAAAGTTTCTATAATATGTGTGTATTACTATTTTAGACAGCTTTGACGTTGTAGACAAGGCAAAGCAAAGCTGCTAAAGATTCCGAAATGAAGACGTGAAAGCGGAAACAACTAAGAATATTATTTATTGTGTAAATTAGTATATTAAACAAGACATGTACCAACACGATGTTTGTCGaagtttttattgttgtttttagTTGTTAGGATTAGCAGGATGTTTGGGGCGACGAGTTGAACTATGCATGACAATTGGGATTTGGGTGTCCCCGTGTTGGGTCAGTTTGTGTCCAGTTCGACTATTCCATCCACTTCTTGTTACCTTCAATGAGTACAAGTATCGATAATCCTTTCCACCAAGAATTCAGACAGACGTGAAAGAAATTTCTGCTGAAGTTGAACCTGAGATCTCATCGTGTCGAGTCACTTTGCACGCATCTCAACTATTCCATCCAGTTCTTATACCATTCGATGAGTACATGTACCGGGTAACTCTATCTACCAAGACTTAAGACAGATGAGAAGAAATCacttctgtttttcttactccaCTGAAGTTTGAACATAAGATCTTATAATTTTTCTCTCACTTCATTGATGATTAGGCCGATAATTTGGGGTTGTTGACagctatataaaaaaaaaacttagggGAGTCTTAATCATATACATCTATAGGATAGAAGTTTTTCTTGATAGTATATTATTCTATATTATAATGTTGTGCTTATATGATCATATACATTGGTGgggatgatgttgatttctaTGAGAGTGATCAGAGTTGGCAGCAGTTGTGACAATAttgttgaaagttgaaaatattccttcctcttttttttttttttgaccctTTGTTCAAGCTCGCACTGTGCCTAGAGTCTCACACATTCGGTGCGGAATTGAGAATATGCTGTGTCAAAGAAACTaatcattatttattttatttaagggGAGTTAGTCAAATGATCCCATTACCAAGGGagctattttttcttttgtggttGGCGACTAAGACTTTTGTACTAGTAGACACAATTTTCCTTGGCAAAAAACTCCTGTACCTGTTGGCAGTTCCACAAACAATTTTTTGTATTTGATAATTCATgttattgtgtttttttttttttttttttgatataatagTGATGTTCAAGTTAATTTGTGCACAAATTGATTATGTCATTGGATATATATTACTGTACTTTTTTTCATCAACATGGATACTGTAATTTTACCCATGAAGATTTAGGCATATAGGATCCCCAACACATATACTGCCCGTTAAGGCTTAAGGGTCGTTGACCGGTGGATTAAATTATTCCGGAATcataattttgaaattataattgtTTGACTAATTTATTCCACCTATCAGGTGCGATAAAATAACACCAAGTTTGAGGGGATAATGTGGGATATCCCATAATTAAGTTTGGagttaaattctttttttttttttttgttgaaggtataaatttatcctagAATTAGTTATACCTTCAACCAAACAAAACATAAATTTATTTTGAGAATCTCACCTTATCCCATGAACCAAACGAACCctaaatatatgttttttgTCTTGGGATTTGAACCCAAATCtttcataatttttaatttatttcattaaCTATTAGGCCACATTCTTGAGTGCAATTTTGCATTAATATCACAGGAAACTCGCAGGGACAAATTAGCTAAAACCAATTGGATTAGAACTAATAACAAGCCATACGTTTTAGCTAGCGTTTGGCTTTAGATtctcaaaacaaaattgaaaaacttgatttgagtgaagtttttcaaatttgaaagtgtgtttggccatattttttcaaaacatattttaccctttttaaaaaaacaaacatgaaACGTGACTTATACCCATAAGTTCTAAAAACTATCAATACCCAACCATACCAAACAAACATGCTTGTTAATCCCAAATATTTCCTATGtgttttaattttgttgttgaatatggTTTTAGTACTCTtattttactaattttcttgttgaatgcATCTCAATTTGATAATTTGTTGTTGAATCGTACTGCTTTCTGCATTTCAATTTGTGCAAATGTGAGACGTCTTTGGATATAAAGACTAAATAATTAAATTGGACATTACAAGCAGTGACATAATATTTGAGATTAAAACAATAGTGACTACTTAGGAGATTAAAACAATAGTGACTGCTTAGGAGATAGCTTCAAGCCTTTAAATAATTCTAACGTTTCGAAGTATTAGTTGATTCATAAATTAATGGGgcttttttataaaatacaaaaaaattggggtaatttttaaaaaattttaaaaggccAACGGATAGATATTGGCCCAAAAATAGATTAGAGCCAGAATTTAGGATTTATCCTAGTTCACCAAACTTTTATAATATTCCTAGTTCACCAAATTTTTGTAATATACTAGTAAAATTGGCCGCGCTCCGCGCAGTTATGAAAGATaccattaaattaaaaataatattttgatagaTTAATAGTACCAATATAGATGAAAATTtcttatgcttgtgaagagtgtgtgtgtgtaaatgaATTCACGAAAACAATATTTTCCCTGAAATTAGATGTTATACGGTCTGAATCTTTCATTAtcgtttaaaaataaaaataaaatcctatGAAAAATTTCTTCTTTAAAATATGCGTGTGAAACAAAACTACCAATTTAGTGTTGGTACTCACTTACATGTCTTtaaatttcacaatttctttTTGGGCCAAGTGAACAATTCACGTACAGTTAACTTTATAATTGTTTGTTTCAACTTCAGATACTCTAAAAATAATTATGTGACTTCAACTCAAATACTCATTCATAGATATATATTATCTACCTTATACTTAAGCCTAAAAAGACCTTTAACATTCATGAAAATGACAAAGGCCTTGAGAACGttaatttgagaaaataattataaggcTAATGTGCTAATAGAGAATAGTCTCATTACTATTAATCATTACATGTAGCATGTGGTACAAGAATTTAGGTGCCTCATCAACAATTAGTTCCAGAGGTAAATGTTTTACCAAATGTGGAGTAGATCCTGGATTTTTAATAGGTcaagaagaaagtaaaaaaggTTCAAACTGAGAAAGTAAAAAGATCAGATATTATCATGTGGTTACCTTGACATGTAGGGGTGGATCTATATGGATCTCGGGATTCATCCGCACCCTCTCATCAGAGAATTACACGGTGTATATAAGATTAAATTTTTACATCATGTGTATATATTAAATGTTGAACTCCCttaacacaaataaaaaacTTAGCTCTGTGGTAATACGGATATAGTAGAAAGATTATTTTGTGCATATAATTAtttgaatgggaaatgaaagctaaaagagagaagagaaagaggtaCTGGAAACTCCACTTATGCTTTTTgttgaaaaaacaaaagaataaagagaTAATACAATGACAAAAAAAACTAACCTAAGCGTTTCCTCTCCCGTGTCTCCACAGCTGTCTATTCCTTCCATAACTGCAACTTACCAATCATACTGCCATGAAATAAAGAATAGTACAACTAAGAAAAATGCATACTTGTCAATAGTTTCATggtaattttaattttgtaattccATGTCATATGCTGTTAGCCTTGAAAAGCTGCTCCTGACACATAACATTATCAGGGTGAAAACTACCGTAACAAATCATCTGAACTTGCAAAGATGCCAAAGACTTTGATGACATGAAACTCTAAGGTCATTCATAAAAAGGTTAAATCTCACATATCCCAGATAAATGCATAATTAGGCGTGTATAGTAAATTATGAATAGAAACAGAAAGTATTTTAAAAGGCAGATTATCCTTAATGCTTCAGCCATAGCTCAAAATCTCTTTGATAAACTCATTTTTTATCGTTATTTCTGTTTTGTGCTTCAGCACATGAgtcttttatatttaaaaagacAAGTTATGGAATATGAATACCTTGAAAATTGAAAAGTCTTAAAATCTGACATCTTtagttttcttctttcattaTTTGAGTAATTGCCATGCCCTAATTAATTGAGTAATTATTTAGGCATTTTTAgactttttaaattaagataaaccaaaaaataatgagaaataggtccaaaaaaaaaggagaaaaaagataaatgtgattctaggccatagagaggtgccgcatcaccttgtctatgcctaactttattatagatatagatatagatatcaTGAGAACCATTTAATCCATAATAAGATCATTTTAGTTAACTAATATGAAAACATATATCTAGTAAATTGGTAAGTACTTTTCATTTTAACTAGTTTCTCatcacgtgcgttgcacgtgtatgcCAAGTTTTGTAGTATAcgtttcataaaataatatcaatattgttaaaaataaagttttgagTGAACAATTATATATGGAAGAACAATGTACCAGTTTTGGTGAATGATCCATGTGGATCGTTGCTTTGTGACCTGTTTGTCGAGGTTAAGATGATTGAATATCATTTGAACCTATGAAGGCAAGCAATCTAGATAAATGTgtttttaacttattttgattttaagaggtataaatatgtaattaaatGTATCTCACATAATATTACTTCCTTATAGAAGCTATTCTTGATGCATGTtcgtttcatccattttgattGCTCTGACATGATCTGGACTCTTGTTGTCAATATTGATATCCTTCGTTAAAAGTTTCAGTTATTTTTTATAAACAGTAGATAAGCCTTCATATAAATATGGTTTTCTAATCCGCACTTAATAGACTCTTATCCATAGTTATAGTATCATCTTGATCAGTTAATATATTATCAAAAGTCACTCTCGGATCATTTTGGATTACTATTAGAAATTTTGTATTTCTGTGAACTATTATCAtcattggaaaatatttatctCCTTGATTATTTGTATTTGACTTTCTTTTCCAATATgtatttcaattaattaatgCTTTGTAACATTAGAACACATCAAAAGTTTGATATACACGTATGTAAATTTTTAGTGATCCAAAATCTTACAcaaataaaatttctttttatgatcTAAAAGATTTTAACCATTAATATAAGTCAAATTTTATACGTTACAACCTTGCAACTAATCTTCCACATAATTTCATGTATTATATCAATTAGTATACAACCCATTTGAATTTCATTTGACAAAAGAAATAGTAACTGTTCAATATAACTTTAGTTATTTCTAAGGTAGAATACCTAAAGATCTTTCTAAATTTGGTATCTTTTATTCAAATCTCCCTTAAACTATAACTGGTCCTAATTACTCCcatgttgttacacctcaaaactTTTAGCGTCGTttgcgtcgtaagtaaactaacgtaagcttggagaggtcatggaatccttataaggttaaggaatatttttaacaagtgataagcaagtgtctaaaggttccgggatcaagcgaacTGAATAAATTAAGTTTatcgaaactttgggaaaacttggcagaattttggacaggaaattttggtccaacttgagagaggtatatctcctataatatgaggagttatgaaatgcataacctatgtaaattcaagttcagagagtcttctttccaatgcatcTGACAGATCACAATTCTGAGAAGTACGGGATAAGGTACGTCCTGTACAAAAATGTACGTCCTGTACAAaaatgtacgtcccgtacattTTGGACATACTTTACCCGAATTTTCCAGAAAGCTGgaaattttgacttttcaagtacGGGCTGGAAGTATTGGACGTACTTTGATCCGTACTTTGTGGCCCCGCTGGCCACACCCATAGCATATCTTCATACCCATACGACACTCCCGTGGGTGCCTCTTACCACACTTGCTGCAAACCGGATTATCATAAGTCTTCTGAACCACACTAGCCTGAGAATAAGAGTATGTTGGCCTGAAATTCTGTCTCTTCTGATCATTCCTGAACTTTGGGGTCGGGGCACTCGTTGTAGATAGAGCGGGTCCTGATGATCTGTTCTTGAAGAATTTTCTGCCTCCACCTCCCCCATGACTGAAATTACCTGTAGACTTGGCTTTTTTGTTGAATTCCCTATCCTTCTCTCTCTGAAGAGCCTTTTCCTATTTCATTCTGTCCTCAATACCCCGAACAAAGGCAACCATCTTGGTGATAGTCATCGTTCTATTCTGAGCAGCAATATTCGCATCACCATAAAAGTTGAGTATCAGGCTCAACACAAATCGCCTAACTCTGGCCCTCATGTCAGGGACCATGTGTGGAGGATACTTGACCAAAGAAACAAACTTGAGATAATAGTCATTCACACTCATGTCATTCAGCCTGAGTCTCCCAGATTCATAGGCTTTCGCCTCTCTGACCTCAATTGTGGGAAGTGGTcaatgaaggcatctacaaactcGTCCCAAGTTACTGGAGACGCATCTTTCTCGCGAGACTGTTCCCACATCTCATACCAAATACGAGCAAAATCCTGTAACTGATAAGCTCCCAATTCTGCTGCCTCTGTCTCGGTAGCATGCATGATACGAAAGACTTTCTGAAGCCTATCGATGAAGTTTTGAGGATCTTCCCCCTTAACAGTCCCTGTGAACATTGGAGGCTTCATATTCAGGAATTCCTTGGTCCTATAACTGTTTGGCCCTCCACTAGCACCTATGCTAGGAGCCGTTTCCTGACATTGAGCTTGGTTAGTAACAATTTGGGTGAGCAGCTGGATAGCTCCCCTAACATCCATGTCAGTAGCACTGGGCTGCGGAGTAACTGCAGGACGGACCTCCGCAGGCCTTTCTGTAGCTGGAGGTTCATTCGGGGGCACTGTATTCTATGCAAGCCCTTGAGCCTCGATGTGAACTTCCTGAGTCTGAGTGTCCTCGGGAGTAGCCCTTTGGGTAGTGGTTGATGTCCTTTTGGTGTACTTTCTTTTCACAGTAGGGTAGTAATTactactagggtagtaattacacagcctagtaatgtaattacacagtagtgtaattacaacgacctgtttgtttgtcataacgtaattgcagtgtaattacaagcgtgttgtttggttgcacaagggTAATTACACACTCAGtttcattttaaaataaaatttaattataaaaaatttaaaattaatatttaaaaaatattacctttataaatgatattaaattagttctttaataacacattgtttcttggaaatatattaattaataattatatatttgtaactaatattgtaaaaaataattgatatatatttttcaaattaatatttaattttaattatttataaaacttaaaagaagactttttttttgtgagaacgtcatggattgtatgtttgacaaaaaaataatattaataaatataatgccataacattattcaaatgtttgaataaaaaatccatcaaaggtaagtgaaaaataaacaacatgcaatgtgaaagcaaataacttaaaattgaaaatataacctaaattcaaaatccaaaagaaaaagttcaatataatactcttatgtcaaattccaacattacataagtaagttccaacataacttaagtaaataattcaaaagaaaggaaaaatataagtctataaccttattcacaatgaaattctactttaataacatcaCTCGTTATAtatcaagtttgttaatgactcattctttccaatattaagaggtgtagtttcaaatattagaataataacacggttatgctaaatgaataaaataaaaaaatatgagcaattacatgaaaccacaagaagtaaaggttgggaatgagaaggaagaaaacgaaaaataaataatataaaaagaaaaatacattttaaaaaataaaaataatagaaataaaaaaataaattaaaaatcaaaaaagttaaaataatagaaattaaaaataaaaataaacaaactaaaaagtaaccctgtaattacacccaattctcggtccccccccccccccccccccccgcttgagaattggagagtgtaattacaccctgtcaATTGCACCCAATTCCctcctaactgtgtaattacttggtcaaacaaacaggccaaactatgtaattacacccaattccaattacctgggtggctttccaaatagGCCCTTATAAATATTggatttcatgaatcataaAGATAGATAGTTAAGAATGAGTAGAGTAAACAAAGCATCACCCGGTATATATAGTtgtcacttttagtcccaaaggTAATATGATGCATGTATAGTTAAAGATTCTCCTCTCGTAATTCCTCTGAAATGCCAGAATGATGTAAATATGCGAGCGACAATAATATGAATTCAGAAGTGTATTTAAGAAGGGTATTTAAGCAGCACCTTATGCTAAGCAGAAAtataaattgaaaagaaaatccACCAAAAAAGCGGAATGGGTACAATATACACCGAAAAATGGTGAtagtacctgtgacaacatcggtACGACCCTCAGCATCCTGTCGAGCACCTAAAGCATACAAGCAGCTTGGACCACCACCTGCATTCCCTGATCTCGCTAGGGCTCTACCTGACTGAGCCTGAGTGTTCTTGTTTGCAACCGAATTGGTGGACTGAGCTATGGTCCCACCTATACCTTGCTTAGCAAATGGACAATCTCTCAAAAAGTGACCTGactggtgttatatcccgtattttgcacgttggaatattttaagttggattgcgacaagttgtggataagacttttaatttccggttttatttttgttttaatgcacaagttgcatattcatcttttcattggtatggagtgttaagggtaaatttggaataaggaaaagtttgggatgttgaataagttatacgtattgtatggagttttggacatatccaggtatgcaaataaagagatcggtgtataaaagttttaggtctcgaaataatttccgcggatgaacaaaGGATCGCTACAAGAGGGTCGGCCAAGATCTTGCTACAGTGACTTCGGGCAGctatataaaggggcttaacccctcattttcagccaaaaaaatcagaccaaaaactttctaaatattctagaaaattccccaaccttccaccaccaacttttagcccgaaaccaggtataattcccaaattccggtccagacagcgtatagttgcgacttcaaactcgcgtattgaggctttgtggcttaagttcaaggtgaaggagtaaatatatagcgttattatcgagggaaaggtatgaatctctttctatttgtgttaatattggtttatttacggagaaggagctgtaaaatcgttataaaatggttctgtgatggaaatatgggacaaacaccatatggaatgttatgaagtattttgaagttggaaatattatggttaatgttggtttggtatatgtagtcgaattgaatataattggaatgctGTCGAAGTacgtggaaatgac
Coding sequences within it:
- the LOC132056114 gene encoding probable leucine-rich repeat receptor-like protein kinase At1g68400; the protein is MFNFTSPNATGKFSGYHYLSIVHKVKAATTRMKRLAPLTRRTTILFFMWFLVVESADEINEFYPNERDSLLQLRDSVNSSVFSLHSHWTGPPCYNNQSRWAGIACSNGHVIKLVLEGIQLTGSLPSTFLNHITYLTKISFRNNSLYGPVPNLIGLIYLQFVFLSDNRFSGSIPFGYIELQKLTELELQGNDLEGSIPPFDQQTLIAFNVSSNKLEGPIPETSVLKRFSKSSYVNNSNLCGGVIGIPCSIPPANPPKAPDEKKKNGLKVWSIVLIAAAALVLLSIMSILLCYLRRSKRKETQGEDKQGNISTENVKKRSYWSESTEDPERAMDLVFFDKDMPIFDMDDLLRASAEVLGKGKLSTTYRAILESGAVIAVKRLKEMNSLSKKEFTHQMQLLGKLKHENLAEMISFYYSKEEKIIVYEYVPQGDLFELLHENRGIGRLPVNWKARISIIKDVAKGLNFLHQSLPSHKVPHGNIRSKNVLIHQDPQNKNYHSKLTDYGLLPLLPSKESSSKLAVGKSPEFCQGKKLTRKADIYCFGILLLEVITGKVPGELFSPENGTNIVDDGLSEWVRTVVNHDWSTDILDMEILAQKEGYNEMLKLTELALQCTDEAPEKRPKMSEVFRRIEEIEVEQKRLVNDVEDDSVS